Below is a window of Culturomica massiliensis DNA.
TGCCCTGTAACAAAGGCCATGGTAAATTATGAAGGAGTGGAAAATATCAACATTTCATTTATTCCCCGGAGTTTATTTGTCATTTTGGATAATAACGGCTTCTCTGAAGATTTATTGAACGAATTGAAAAAGCTGGAAAGATTGAATATGATGTTTTTCAATAAAGAGCACGGCGATATGGGTGTGTATGAAAAAATTTTGAAAGACTTCGATGCTGTGTTTACCAATAATAATTTTGTCCAGTTGAAAAATACTTCCGAAGGAGGGGCGACACTCCGGATTTTTGTAAAGATGGAAAAAGACAAACCCGTAGGAATGACAATGATATACGATGCTGTAAATATGTTGGATATCATTGAGTTTGAAGGGAGTTTCAATATTGCAAAAATTCCTTCAATCGTGA
It encodes the following:
- a CDS encoding DUF4252 domain-containing protein, giving the protein MRKLFVILIFIVSGFMAVNAQNLKDGATCPVTKAMVNYEGVENINISFIPRSLFVILDNNGFSEDLLNELKKLERLNMMFFNKEHGDMGVYEKILKDFDAVFTNNNFVQLKNTSEGGATLRIFVKMEKDKPVGMTMIYDAVNMLDIIEFEGSFNIAKIPSIVKSITIFEKLGKKM